One segment of Syntrophales bacterium DNA contains the following:
- a CDS encoding ATP-binding protein — protein sequence MKIAIASGKGGTGKTTIATNLALVLTDMGKTVQLLDCDVEEPNCHIFIKPRLESSTTVTTPLPEVDEEKCTGCGVCAEVCQYGAIAVVKGKVLIFPELCHGCGGCAMFCPEGAITEIGREVGVVEEGRADGFRFIHGRLKIGELMSPAVIHAVKVAGRESEVVIIDCPPGTSCPVIEAVKDSDFVILVTEPTPFGLNDLQLAVGMVRVLGIPFAVAINRSDVGNDDVKEYCQREKIEVILEIPDNRKIAEAYSRGEMIISAIPNYRKLLETCWGRIIDIHRKFQLKVSP from the coding sequence GTGAAAATAGCGATCGCGAGCGGGAAGGGCGGAACGGGAAAGACAACGATAGCGACAAACCTTGCTCTCGTCCTTACCGATATGGGGAAAACAGTACAACTGCTGGATTGCGATGTAGAAGAACCCAATTGTCACATCTTTATTAAGCCCAGATTAGAATCCTCTACAACAGTTACCACACCGCTGCCGGAGGTAGACGAGGAGAAATGCACGGGATGCGGTGTCTGCGCGGAAGTCTGCCAATATGGCGCAATCGCCGTTGTCAAGGGGAAGGTGTTGATATTTCCAGAACTATGCCATGGTTGTGGTGGATGCGCAATGTTTTGTCCTGAGGGTGCGATTACTGAAATAGGCAGGGAAGTCGGAGTTGTGGAGGAAGGCAGGGCTGACGGCTTCCGGTTTATTCATGGACGGCTTAAGATCGGGGAGCTTATGTCCCCGGCGGTCATCCATGCGGTCAAAGTGGCAGGAAGGGAAAGCGAAGTTGTTATCATTGATTGTCCACCGGGAACATCCTGCCCCGTTATCGAAGCCGTTAAGGATTCGGATTTTGTTATTCTTGTTACGGAACCGACACCCTTTGGTCTTAATGATCTGCAGCTTGCCGTGGGGATGGTCAGGGTACTCGGCATACCGTTTGCGGTGGCCATCAACCGGTCTGATGTCGGTAATGATGATGTGAAGGAATATTGTCAGAGAGAAAAAATCGAAGTGATTCTGGAAATACCCGATAACCGCAAGATTGCCGAGGCATATTCACGAGGAGAGATGATCATAAGCGCAATTCCTAACTACCGGAAATTGCTTGAGACTTGCTGGGG